The following are encoded in a window of Peromyscus maniculatus bairdii isolate BWxNUB_F1_BW_parent chromosome X, HU_Pman_BW_mat_3.1, whole genome shotgun sequence genomic DNA:
- the LOC102918557 gene encoding olfactory receptor 1468-like — protein sequence MLPFTSEDEFSLFRHIRTMHQGNQTTISGFFLLGFTVGSEQQLFIFSLFLCMYVVTMVGNSLIVLAIIGDTHLHSPMYFFLANLSFTDICFTTTTVPKLLADIQSQNPTISFGGCLTQMYFFMLLVDLDNFLLAAMAYDRYIAICHPLHYVALLSPKRCALLVVIPWVISNLVSVLHLSLLSRLPFCDERVVPHFFCDLEPILRLACADTQINNVLILFVGGAVIFMPFSFILVSYILIGAAVLTVPSVKGKWKTFSTCGSHLSAVSLFYGSIVGVYFLPASSYSAERDKVAAIMYTVVTPMMNPFIYSLRNKDMKRALRRLLSKKHLFLSW from the coding sequence ATGTTGCCATTTACCAGTGAAGATGAATTTTCCCTTTTTAGACACATCAGAACCATGCACCAAGGAAACCAAACTACTATCTCTGGATTCTTCCTCCTGGGATTCACAGTGGGGTCTGAGCAGCAGCTGTTCATCTTCTCACTGTTTCTATGCATGTATGTGGTCACTATGGTGGGAAACTCACTTATCGTTCTGGCTATTATTGGTGATACTCATCTCCACagccccatgtacttcttccttgccaatctATCCTTCACTGACATCTGCTTCACAACCACTACGGTTCCTAAACTGCTGGCAGACATTCAAAGCCAGAATCCAACCATCTCATTTGGAGGATGTCTTACACAAATGTACTTTTTTATGCTCCTGGTGGACCTGGACAATTTCCTTTTGGCAGCCATGGCATATGACCGATACATTGCTATCTGCCACCCATTACACTATGTTGCACTGTTGAGTCCCAAGCGCTGTGCCCTGTTGGTTGTGATTCCATGGGTTATCTCTAATCTTGTCTCAGTGCTGCATCTCAGTCTGCTTAGCCGCTTGCCTTTCTGTGATGAGAGAGTAGTCCCACACTTCTTCTGTGATCTGGAACCCATCTTAAGGCTTGCTTGCGCAGATACTCAAATCAACAACGTGCTCATCCTTTTTGTTGGGGGAGCAGTTATCTTCATGCCCTTCAGTTTCATTCTTGTCTCCTATATCCTAATTGGTGCTGCTGTGCTTACTGTTCCATCAGTGAAAGGGAAGTGGAAGACATTTTCTACATGTGGCTCCCACCTCTCAGCAGTGTCCCTCTTCTATGGGTCTATTGTTGGTGTCTACTTTCTTCCTGCTTCCAGCTACTCAGCAGAAAGGGATAAGGTGGCTGCCATCATGTATACAGTGGTAACACCAATGATGAATCCCTTCATCTACAGTCTAAGGAACAAAGACATGAAAAGGGCACTGAGGAGGCTACTTAgcaaaaaacatctttttttgaGTTGGTGA